The genomic window TGGCGGGCTGCACCTGCGTGCTGAAACCTTCGGAAGAATCGCCGCTGTCGTCGCTGCTGTTCGCGGAATTCGTGCATGACGCAGGGTTGCCCGCGGGCGTCTTCAATCTGGTGAACGGCGACGGCGCGGGGGTCGGCACCCGGCTCTCCAGCCACCCCGATGTCGAGATGATCTCCTTCACCGGCTCCACCCGGGCGGGCAAGGCGATTTCGGCGGCGGCGGCGCAAACGCTGAAGCGGGTGGCGCTGGAACTGGGCGGCAAGGGCGCCAACCTGATCTTCGCCGATGCCGACGACAGGGCGGTGGAACGCGGCGTGCGCCACATGATGAACAACTCTGGCCAGTCGTGCAACGCGCCGTCGCGGATGCTGGTCGAACGCCCGGCCTACGACCGCGCGGTGACCATCGCGGCCGAGGTTGCCGCGTCGATCCGGGTCGGCTCGGCGCATGAACCCGGCCGCCACATCGGCCCGGTGGTGAACAAGCGCCAGTGGGACCAGATTCAGGGCTACATCCAGACCGGCATCGACGAGGGCGCGCGTCTGGTGGCGGGCGGGCCGGGTCTGCCCGATGGCTTCAACCGTGGCTTCTATGTCAAGCCCACGGTCTTTGCCGATGTCGTGCCCGGCATGACCATCGAGGCCGAGGAGATCTTCGGCCCGGTGCTCTGCATCCTGCCCTTCGACACCGAGGCCGAGGCGGTAGCCATCGCCAACAACACTCCCTACGGCCTGACCAACTACGTCCAGTCCGCCGACGGCCCCCGCCGCAACCGCCTCGCCCGCGCCCTGCGCTCCGGCATGGTCGAGATGAACGGCAAGTCACGCAGCGCAGGCGCACCGTTCGGCGGCGTGAAATCCTCGGGCCGCGCCCGCGAGGGCGGCACCTGGGGCATCGAGGAGTTTCTCGAGGTCAAGGCGATTTCCGGGTGGGACAGCGCCGCCGGGTAGCTGCCCTGCCTCGCGCCTTCATGCTTGCAACGCCTGACTTCAGGCTGCAGGTCGGGCGTTGAGACAAAATCCTTGCAAAGGATTTTGCAAGGATTTTCCCGGAAAATCCTTGGTCGCGCCGCCCGCCGCTTCTGCCATGGTCGGCGGCGGGTGCCTCCGGCGGGGATATTTATGCAAAGATGAACGGGGGTCAGAACGGGCAGGGGGAGGAGTAGGTGATGCTCTTGCCGCTTTCGGGGTGACGGATGCGCAGGCTTTCGGCATGAAGCATCAACCGGGGGAATTCGCGGGCCGGGCCTTCGGCATAAAGCGGATCACCAAGGATCGGGTGGCCGGTCTCGGCCATGTGGACCCGCAACTGGTGGCTGCGCCCGGTCTGCGGCATCAGCCGCACCCGGGTTTCCCTGGGCAGGTATTTCACCACCCGCCAGTCGGTGACCGCAGCGCGGCCGGTCTCGTGGTTGACGTGCTGGCGCGGGCGGTTGGGCCAGTCGACGGTCAGCGGCAGGTCGACCCTGCCCTCCGTCGGTTCAAGCCGACCCCAGAGACGGGCGAGGTAGATCTTCCGGGTCTGGCGTTTCTCGAACTGCTGGCCGAGGGCTGCCTGCGCGCTGCGGGTCAGGGCGAAGACCATGACGCCAGAGGTGTCAAGGTCCAGGCGGTGCACCAGCAGTATCTCGGGAAAGACGCCGCGAAGGCGCTCGATCAGGCAATCGGCCTTTTCCTCGCCCTTGCCGGGCACCGACAGCAAGCCCGCGGGCTTGTCCACCAGCACGAGCTGCGCGTCGTGATGGATCAGCCGCAGGGGCACATCGGGTGGGGTATAGGTAAACTCGGTCATGCGCGGGGCATAGCGCAAGCCGGGGCGGCGGCCAAGGCGCAGGTTTCGCCGCCGAGCGAGCGGGGCAGGGTGCGGGTCGCAACGAAGGCCGAGGAACCGTCGTCGGCTTTCAGCGGGGGTCGTGTCGCGGAAGTGGTGGAAACCGGATGGCGGCGCAGTCTCCAGGAGAGTTGGCACCACCCGACCGGCGGCGACCGCCAGAGAGACGGAGGGTCGTCCTGCCATCGGTCCGAAGGCCGGCCCGAGCGCCTTGACTGCGGTTTCCGACAGCAGGGCCCTTCAGCCACCGCCCGACGCGCCGGGGTCAGGCCCGATCAGGGACCGAATGCGGGCGAGCGTCCGCCCGACGATCGAAACGATCTTCGGAAAGGAGTCTGCCGGATTGCGCGGCCACATGCGCGGCGGTCGCGGCGACGGGAGGGCCAGGGACCATCGTCACGGGCACCGCGAGCGGCCGCTGACCGGCGCGGTTGGCACGAGGACGGTGCGCTTGCCGCGCGCCCGTATCGGGACCGAGGACGGCTAGGC from Paracoccaceae bacterium Fryx2 includes these protein-coding regions:
- a CDS encoding aldehyde dehydrogenase family protein, giving the protein MIEKRDFYINGRWVAPVTPQDCVVIDPSTEDPCAVISLGSAADADAAVAAAHAAFPAWAATPPATRAGFVRAILAQHEARADEMAAAISLEMGAPIDMARDSQAPCLPWHLKNFLTAFEQIEWVRPLGPHAPNDRIALEPIGVVGLITPWNWPMNQVTLKVIPALLAGCTCVLKPSEESPLSSLLFAEFVHDAGLPAGVFNLVNGDGAGVGTRLSSHPDVEMISFTGSTRAGKAISAAAAQTLKRVALELGGKGANLIFADADDRAVERGVRHMMNNSGQSCNAPSRMLVERPAYDRAVTIAAEVAASIRVGSAHEPGRHIGPVVNKRQWDQIQGYIQTGIDEGARLVAGGPGLPDGFNRGFYVKPTVFADVVPGMTIEAEEIFGPVLCILPFDTEAEAVAIANNTPYGLTNYVQSADGPRRNRLARALRSGMVEMNGKSRSAGAPFGGVKSSGRAREGGTWGIEEFLEVKAISGWDSAAG
- a CDS encoding pseudouridine synthase is translated as MTEFTYTPPDVPLRLIHHDAQLVLVDKPAGLLSVPGKGEEKADCLIERLRGVFPEILLVHRLDLDTSGVMVFALTRSAQAALGQQFEKRQTRKIYLARLWGRLEPTEGRVDLPLTVDWPNRPRQHVNHETGRAAVTDWRVVKYLPRETRVRLMPQTGRSHQLRVHMAETGHPILGDPLYAEGPAREFPRLMLHAESLRIRHPESGKSITYSSPCPF